From a region of the Hippopotamus amphibius kiboko isolate mHipAmp2 chromosome 3, mHipAmp2.hap2, whole genome shotgun sequence genome:
- the LOC130850206 gene encoding threonylcarbamoyl-AMP synthase-like has protein sequence MERSEELSKDLNPFTPLVGIQIPDHAFIQDLAQVFGGPLALTIANLSSQASSLNVKELQDLWPHLSLVIDGGPIEDVQSPECRLGSFVVDLSVPGEFGIIFPGCALESASTILQKYGLLSSHESCL, from the coding sequence ATGGAACGCTCAGAGGAGCTCAGCAAGGACTTGAACCCCTTCACTCCTCTTGTGGGCATCCAGATTCCTGACCACGCCTTCATACAGGACTTGGCCCAGGTGTTTGGGGGACCTCTTGCTCTCACCATTGCCAACCTCAGCTCCCAGGCCAGCTCTCTGAATGTCAAGGAACTTCAGGATCTCTGGCCTCACTTGTCCTTGGTCATTGATGGGGGACCAATTGAGGATGTCCAGAGCCCTGAGTGTCGACTAGGCTCATTTGTGGTTGACTTGTCTGTGCCTGGAGAGTTTGGCATCATTTTTCCAGGTTGTGCCCTAGAAAGTGCTTCAACCATCCTCCAGAAGTACGGGCTGCTCTCCTCACACGAATCCTGCTTGTGA